In one Umezawaea sp. Da 62-37 genomic region, the following are encoded:
- a CDS encoding type II toxin-antitoxin system prevent-host-death family antitoxin, producing MEIARITAHDLVNNTAEVLARVEAGEAIEVTRDGVPVALLTQSPATAMTEGLIRAGLLESDWRERQRLTLRRLRGKVRPSAPGGALASETIIEMREERF from the coding sequence ATGGAAATAGCGCGTATAACCGCGCACGACTTGGTGAACAACACCGCCGAGGTGCTGGCGCGGGTCGAGGCGGGCGAGGCGATCGAGGTGACCAGGGACGGGGTCCCGGTGGCGTTGCTCACCCAGTCGCCAGCCACGGCGATGACCGAGGGTTTGATCAGGGCTGGCCTGCTGGAATCGGACTGGCGGGAGCGCCAAAGGCTGACTCTGCGCCGGCTACGGGGCAAGGTGCGCCCCAGCGCGCCAGGGGGAGCGCTCGCCTCGGAAACGATCATCGAAATGCGCGAGGAGCGGTTTTGA
- a CDS encoding type II toxin-antitoxin system VapC family toxin, producing MIYLDSCALVKIVLDEPESQALEEHLFNHASTMQISSELAALEVIRALVRLEVDGEVRSNAKVFLKDFARLPVKSALPHAMDQPDRYLRSLDALHLATAEMFGSTLTQFITYDKRLAQAAEDAGLPVVAPA from the coding sequence TTGATCTACCTGGACTCGTGCGCGCTGGTCAAAATCGTGCTCGACGAGCCGGAGAGCCAAGCACTCGAAGAGCATCTGTTCAACCATGCTTCGACCATGCAGATCTCAAGCGAGCTGGCGGCTTTGGAGGTCATCCGAGCATTGGTCCGCCTTGAGGTCGACGGAGAAGTTCGATCCAACGCGAAGGTGTTCTTGAAGGACTTCGCGCGGCTACCGGTGAAATCGGCTCTGCCCCACGCGATGGACCAACCCGACCGGTACCTGCGGAGTCTGGACGCTCTGCACTTGGCGACCGCTGAGATGTTCGGCAGCACGCTGACCCAGTTCATCACCTACGACAAGCGGCTCGCGCAGGCTGCGGAAGACGCCGGTCTGCCTGTAGTCGCACCTGCCTGA
- a CDS encoding 6-phosphofructokinase, whose product MRIGVLTGGGDCPGLNAVIRAVVRKGVEVHGWDIVGFRNGWQGPIEGLTKSIGLADVEDILTRGGTILGSSRTNPYKVDGGVDKIRKVLSDEGVDALIAIGGEDTLGVAKRLTDDGIGVVGVPKTIDNDLGATDYTFGFDTAVHIATESIDRLRTTAESHHRALVVEVMGRHAGWIALHSGLAGGANVILVPERPFSVEKVVSWVERRFENQYAPIIVVAEGAVPEGGAELLHSGEKDAFGHVRLGGVGTWLAEEIAQRTGKESRAVVLGHTQRGGIPTAYDRVLATRFGLHAADAVADGDFGVMVALRGTEIVRVKLSEATAELKTVPPHRLAEAEVFFG is encoded by the coding sequence ATGCGCATCGGTGTGCTCACTGGCGGCGGGGACTGCCCTGGCCTGAACGCGGTCATCAGGGCCGTCGTTCGCAAGGGTGTCGAGGTCCACGGCTGGGACATCGTCGGCTTCCGCAACGGGTGGCAGGGGCCGATCGAGGGGCTGACCAAGTCCATCGGTCTCGCGGACGTCGAGGACATCCTGACCAGGGGCGGCACGATCCTCGGCTCGTCGCGGACGAACCCGTACAAGGTCGACGGCGGCGTGGACAAGATCCGCAAGGTGCTCTCCGACGAGGGCGTCGACGCGTTGATCGCGATCGGCGGCGAGGACACCCTCGGCGTCGCGAAGCGCCTGACCGACGACGGCATCGGCGTCGTGGGCGTGCCGAAGACGATCGACAACGACCTGGGCGCGACCGACTACACGTTCGGCTTCGACACCGCGGTGCACATCGCGACCGAGTCCATCGACCGGCTGCGCACCACCGCCGAGTCGCACCACCGCGCGCTCGTCGTCGAGGTCATGGGCCGCCACGCGGGCTGGATCGCGCTGCACTCCGGCCTCGCGGGCGGCGCGAACGTCATCCTCGTGCCCGAGCGCCCGTTCAGCGTCGAGAAGGTCGTCAGCTGGGTCGAGCGGCGCTTCGAGAACCAGTACGCGCCGATCATCGTCGTGGCCGAGGGCGCTGTGCCCGAAGGCGGCGCCGAGCTGCTGCACTCCGGTGAGAAGGACGCGTTCGGCCACGTCCGCCTCGGCGGCGTCGGCACGTGGCTCGCGGAGGAGATCGCGCAGCGCACCGGCAAGGAGTCCCGCGCGGTCGTGCTGGGCCACACCCAGCGCGGCGGCATCCCGACCGCGTACGACCGGGTCCTCGCGACCCGCTTCGGCCTGCACGCGGCCGACGCGGTCGCCGACGGCGACTTCGGCGTGATGGTCGCGCTGCGCGGCACCGAGATCGTCCGGGTGAAGCTGTCCGAGGCGACCGCCGAGCTCAAGACCGTGCCCCCGCACCGCCTGGCCGAGGCCGAGGTCTTCTTCGGTTAA
- a CDS encoding DUF2891 domain-containing protein yields MNSTRLDDGSAARLLATAVANVQRDHPVHWTHMVSSDADLVSQRTLHPVFAGSYDWHSCVHQTWLAVRLVRLRPDLEGAAEAVAVLDSLLTPEKCEVEAEFFRGQWGKHWERPYGWAWLLVLDAELKTWDSETARRWSTALAPLTDVLRDRFLTWASTARLPVRVGTHGNTAFATGMVLDAARAVDDVELTEVCVEAALRWHREDVGYGGFEPDAPDFLSPALVESDLMLRVLDTGEFATWFEAFLPNLDEARWKVLREPVPVDDPTDAYGSHLAGLALSRAWNWLAIAEALPEGHRYRDLALTAGEAHREAGWRYVFGHGYAAEHWLGTFAAYLDLGAY; encoded by the coding sequence ATGAATTCCACCCGATTGGATGATGGTTCGGCGGCACGGCTGCTGGCGACCGCTGTGGCGAACGTCCAACGGGACCACCCCGTGCACTGGACCCACATGGTGTCCTCCGACGCGGACCTGGTGTCCCAGCGGACTTTGCACCCGGTGTTCGCCGGGTCGTACGACTGGCACTCGTGCGTCCACCAGACATGGCTGGCGGTGCGCCTGGTCCGGTTGCGGCCCGACCTGGAGGGCGCGGCCGAGGCCGTCGCGGTGCTGGACTCGTTGCTGACGCCGGAGAAGTGCGAGGTCGAGGCCGAGTTCTTCCGCGGCCAGTGGGGCAAGCACTGGGAGCGCCCGTACGGCTGGGCGTGGCTGCTCGTGCTGGACGCGGAGCTGAAGACGTGGGACTCCGAGACCGCTCGGCGCTGGTCGACGGCCCTGGCGCCGCTCACCGACGTCCTGCGCGACCGGTTCCTCACGTGGGCGAGCACGGCGCGGCTGCCGGTGCGGGTCGGCACCCACGGCAACACGGCGTTCGCGACCGGCATGGTGCTGGACGCCGCGCGCGCCGTGGACGACGTCGAGCTCACCGAGGTGTGCGTCGAGGCTGCGCTGCGGTGGCACCGCGAGGACGTGGGCTACGGCGGGTTCGAGCCGGACGCGCCGGACTTCCTGTCCCCCGCGCTCGTCGAGTCCGACCTGATGCTCCGGGTCCTGGACACCGGGGAGTTCGCCACGTGGTTCGAGGCGTTCCTGCCGAACCTGGACGAGGCGCGGTGGAAGGTGCTGCGCGAGCCGGTGCCGGTGGACGACCCGACCGACGCGTACGGCTCGCACCTGGCCGGGTTGGCGCTGTCGCGGGCGTGGAACTGGCTGGCGATCGCCGAGGCGCTGCCCGAGGGCCACCGCTACCGGGACCTCGCCCTGACCGCGGGCGAGGCGCACCGCGAGGCGGGCTGGCGGTACGTGTTCGGCCACGGCTACGCGGCCGAGCACTGGCTGGGCACGTTCGCCGCGTACCTGGACCTGGGCGCGTACTGA
- a CDS encoding class II 3-deoxy-7-phosphoheptulonate synthase, which produces MNWTVDVPVDTLPELPPLPPEMRSRLDDALARPAAQQPEWPDPEQVRRVRAVLESVPPITVPAEIDRLRANLAEVARGDAFLLQGGDCAETFADNTEPHIRANIRTLLQMAVVLTYGASVPVVKVGRIAGQYAKPRSSNIDALGLPSYRGDIVNSLVATPEARVPDPSRLVRAYANASAAMNLLRAMTSAGMADLHRLHDWNKDFVRTSPAGERYEALAAEIDRGLRFMSACGVNDMSLHTTEIFASHEALLLDYERSLLRLDTSNDEPRLYDLSSHFLWIGDRTRQLDGAHIAFAELLSNPIGLKIGPSTTPEMAVEYVERLDPRNEAGRLTLISRMGNGKVRELLPAIVEKVTASGHQVIWQCDPMHGNTHEASTGYKTRHFDRIVDEVQGFFEVHRSLGTHPGGIHIELTGEDVTECLGGAQEISDADLSGRYETACDPRLNTQQSLELAFLVAEMLRN; this is translated from the coding sequence GTGAACTGGACCGTGGACGTGCCCGTGGACACGCTTCCCGAGCTTCCGCCTCTTCCTCCCGAGATGCGCTCTCGCCTGGACGACGCGCTGGCCCGCCCGGCTGCCCAGCAGCCGGAGTGGCCTGACCCGGAGCAGGTGCGGCGGGTGCGCGCCGTGCTCGAGAGCGTTCCCCCCATCACCGTGCCCGCCGAGATCGACCGGCTGCGCGCGAACCTGGCCGAGGTCGCCCGTGGCGACGCCTTCCTGCTGCAGGGCGGCGACTGCGCGGAGACCTTCGCCGACAACACCGAGCCGCACATCAGGGCGAACATCCGGACGCTGCTCCAGATGGCCGTCGTGCTGACCTACGGCGCCAGCGTGCCCGTGGTCAAGGTCGGCCGCATCGCCGGTCAGTACGCCAAGCCACGCTCGTCGAACATCGACGCGCTCGGCCTGCCGTCCTACCGCGGCGACATCGTCAACTCGCTGGTCGCGACCCCGGAAGCCAGGGTTCCCGACCCGTCGCGCCTGGTCAGGGCGTACGCGAACGCGAGTGCCGCGATGAACCTGCTGCGCGCCATGACCAGCGCAGGCATGGCCGACCTGCACCGCCTGCACGACTGGAACAAGGACTTCGTGCGCACCTCGCCCGCCGGGGAGCGCTACGAGGCCCTGGCCGCCGAGATCGACCGCGGCCTGCGCTTCATGTCCGCGTGCGGCGTGAACGACATGTCGCTGCACACCACCGAGATCTTCGCCTCGCACGAGGCGCTGCTGCTCGACTACGAGCGCTCGCTGCTGCGGTTGGACACGTCCAACGACGAGCCGCGCCTCTACGACCTGTCGTCCCACTTCCTGTGGATCGGCGACCGCACCCGGCAGCTCGACGGCGCGCACATCGCGTTCGCCGAACTGCTCTCCAACCCCATCGGCCTCAAGATCGGCCCGTCGACCACGCCCGAGATGGCCGTCGAGTACGTCGAACGCCTCGACCCGCGCAACGAGGCCGGACGGCTCACCCTCATCTCCCGCATGGGCAACGGCAAGGTCCGCGAACTCCTGCCCGCGATCGTCGAGAAGGTCACCGCCTCGGGCCACCAGGTCATCTGGCAGTGCGACCCGATGCACGGCAACACGCACGAGGCGTCCACCGGGTACAAGACGCGGCACTTCGACCGCATCGTCGACGAGGTGCAGGGCTTCTTCGAGGTCCACCGCAGCCTCGGCACCCACCCCGGCGGCATCCACATCGAGCTGACCGGCGAGGACGTCACGGAGTGCCTGGGCGGCGCCCAGGAGATCTCCGACGCCGACCTCTCGGGCCGCTACGAGACCGCGTGCGACCCGCGGCTGAACACCCAGCAGTCCCTGGAACTCGCTTTCCTGGTCGCCGAGATGCTCCGCAACTGA